One genomic segment of Drosophila melanogaster chromosome 3R includes these proteins:
- the Prosbeta2R2 gene encoding proteasome beta2 subunit-related 2 gives MFNGLPTLMKYPDRSPFLCGPSGFTFDNCLRNKQLKENGLEEPNSFTTGTTVVGIVFDGGVIIGAESRATSGGIVFSKTCRKIIELQANIFAAGAGTARDTKALVELTRAQLELHRMNTGFRKVPVCCANQMIRQLLFRFNGNIDADMIIGGADNTGAHLFCTRSDGSTDTAPFTSIGSGYQVSMSILESRWSEDLSEESACALACDAVAAGMKNDLCSGGKVSLCVVRCDFSVQWPEQLPRQVPPTRTYRLSPKPGRTTILSTLVHPVLSWRGALALPEPGGSQEPGRGPGTSGAARGQEAPRRSNSLDEPEAKRKKRGGR, from the exons ATGTTCAACGGCTTACCAACCTTGATGAAATACCCAGACCGATCGCCTTTTCTGTGCGGTCCCAGCGGATTTACATTCGACAATTGTCTGCG CAACAAACAACTAAAAGAGAATGGCCTTGAGGAGCCGAATAGCTTTACTACTGGCACCACTGTGGTGGGCATCGTGTTCGACGGCGGAGTAATCATAGGCGCCGAGTCCAGGGCTACCAGCGGCGGCATAGTTTTCTCAAAGACGTGCCGCAAAATTATTGAGCTGCAGGCCAACATTTT TGCCGCGGGAGCTGGAACCGCTCGGGACACGAAAGCCCTGGTGGAACTGACGCGGGCGCAGCTGGAGCTTCACCGGATGAACACTGGGTTCCGCAAAGTGCCGGTGTGCTGTGCCAACCAGATGATACGGCAGCTGCTGTTCCGTTTCAACGGGAATATAGATGCCGACATGATCATAGGCGGCGCGGATAACACCGGAGCGCATCTCTTCTGCACTCGCAGCGACGGCTCCACGGACACGGCGCCCTTCACGTCCATCGGCTCCGGCTACCAGGTATCCATGTCCATCCTGGAGTCACGGTGGTCGGAGGACCTCTCCGAGGAGTCCGCCTGCGCCCTGGCTTGCGACGCCGTGGCCGCGGGCATGAAGAACGACCTGTGCTCCGGAGGCAAGGTCAGCCTCTGCGTCGTGCGCTGCGACTTCTCGGTGCAATGGCCCGAGCAGCTCCCCCGCCAGGTCCCACCAACTCGCACCTATCGCCTGTCACCCAAGCCCGGCCGAACCACCATTCTATCCACCTTGGTGCATCCGGTGCTTTCGTGGCGGGGCGCCCTAGCTCTGCCCGAGCCAGGAGGTAGCCAGGAGCCAGGGCGAGGACCAGGCACTAGTGGTGCCGCCAGAGGGCAGGAGGCCCCGCGCAGATCCAACAGTCTGGACGAGCCGGAGGCCAAAAGAAAGAAACGCGGAGGGAGATAG
- the CG1116 gene encoding uncharacterized protein, isoform D encodes MIEIKAKLLRADSAIYATGERVQCLIEFTHKVFSDEPAASQAVHNANEARSQENLAWASAQLHCYRKTSYSTSAGDRAAELTEMIGRTALDAVTQAPGEVIVATKPKILFCDLRLQPGETKMYFFNEFIPRDGPPTYRGHNIRYFYKITIATQRVKSKVQTLAVPIRVLPIPIISRPDELPVTVETNEELAPTNPFLEKREISELEISWHHLKNVTARRAPKFYRISNKRGFVGRFCLFKPAYKLGEDIVGSLDFDPGVNPRKVRCVQFSVKLQQQELSIRPQPVQNHQLQSQSSTGDDVSSMNSFDMASIASGVLADNLHKSATSASSKVKEAPEPTGKLSTISTSHQVCYATLQTQVVVPIPLHVTPTFRTDLVDVRWRLHFEFVTTTLIDFGIPNPESGELKAPSEMPVETMVWNLPVTVYAANPLQIYAPNQTFNLLIK; translated from the exons atgattGAAATTAAGGCGAAACTGCTGCGTGCGGACTCGGCCATCTACGCCACGGGCGAGAGAGTCCAGTGCCTGATCGAGTTCACCCACAAGGTGTTCTCCGACGAGCCAGCCGCGTCGCAGGCTGTCCACAATGCCAACGAAGCAAG AAGCCAGGAGAACCTGGCCTGGGCCTCGGCGCAGCTGCACTGCTACCGGAAAACTAGCTACTCTACATCCGCGGGCGACCGAGCCGCGGAGCTCACGGAGATGATCGGCAGGACGGCTTTGGATGCGGTGACGCAGGCGCCGGGAGAGGTGATTGTGGCCACCAAGCCCAAGATCCTCTTCTGCGACCTGCGCCTCCAGCCTGGAGAGACCAAGATGT ACTTTTTCAATGAATTCATTCCCCGCGATGGCCCACCCACGTACAGAGGCCACAACATCCGGTACTTCTACAAGATCACCATTGCTACGCAACGGGTCAAGTCCAAGGTGCAAACGCTGGCCGTTCCCATCCGGGTGTTGCCAATTCCCATAATTTCGCGGCCCGACGAACTTCCCGTAACCGTAGAGACCAACGAAGAGCTGGCGCCCACTAATCCGTTCCTGGAAAAGCGCGAGATCAGCGAGCTTGAGATATCGTGGCACCACCTTAAG AACGTAACCGCTCGGCGGGCGCCGAAGTTCTACCGCATCTCGAACAAACGCGGCTTCGTTGGCCGCTTTTGTTTGTTCAAGCCAGCGTATAAGCTCGGTGAGGACATTGTGGGCAGCCTGGACTTTGATCCCGGCGTTAACCCCCGAAAG GTGCGCTGCGTCCAGTTTTCGGtaaagctgcagcagcaggagctttCCATCCGACCGCAACCAGTGCAAAATCACCAGCTGCAGTCGCAATCCTCGACGGGCGATGATGTCTCCTCGATGAACTCCTTTGATATGGCCAGCATAGCTAGCGGAGTGTTGGCAGATAACCTCCACAAGTCGGCCACATCGGCTAGCTCAAAGGTTAAGGAGGCGCCTGAGCCAACCGGGAAACTTTCGACCATTTCCACCTCCCACCAAGTGTGCTACGCAACGCTGCAGACCCAGGTCGTGGTACCCATTCCGCTGCACGTAACACCCACATTCCGCACAGACCTCGTCGACGTGCGATGGCGATTGCATTTCGAGTTTGTGACCACAACTTTGATTGACTTTGGCATTCCGAATCCGGAGTCCGGCGAGCTAAAAGCACCGTCTGAAATGCCCGTGGAGACGATGGTATGGAATCTGCCCGTGACCGTCTACGCTGCGAATCCTCTCCAGATTTATGCTCCAAACCAGACATTCAACCTGCTTATAAAGTAA
- the CG1116 gene encoding uncharacterized protein, isoform A, translating to MIEIKAKLLRADSAIYATGERVQCLIEFTHKVFSDEPAASQAVHNANEASQENLAWASAQLHCYRKTSYSTSAGDRAAELTEMIGRTALDAVTQAPGEVIVATKPKILFCDLRLQPGETKMYFFNEFIPRDGPPTYRGHNIRYFYKITIATQRVKSKVQTLAVPIRVLPIPIISRPDELPVTVETNEELAPTNPFLEKREISELEISWHHLKNVTARRAPKFYRISNKRGFVGRFCLFKPAYKLGEDIVGSLDFDPGVNPRKVRCVQFSVKLQQQELSIRPQPVQNHQLQSQSSTGDDVSSMNSFDMASIASGVLADNLHKSATSASSKVKEAPEPTGKLSTISTSHQVCYATLQTQVVVPIPLHVTPTFRTDLVDVRWRLHFEFVTTTLIDFGIPNPESGELKAPSEMPVETMVWNLPVTVYAANPLQIYAPNQTFNLLIK from the exons atgattGAAATTAAGGCGAAACTGCTGCGTGCGGACTCGGCCATCTACGCCACGGGCGAGAGAGTCCAGTGCCTGATCGAGTTCACCCACAAGGTGTTCTCCGACGAGCCAGCCGCGTCGCAGGCTGTCCACAATGCCAACGAAGCAAG CCAGGAGAACCTGGCCTGGGCCTCGGCGCAGCTGCACTGCTACCGGAAAACTAGCTACTCTACATCCGCGGGCGACCGAGCCGCGGAGCTCACGGAGATGATCGGCAGGACGGCTTTGGATGCGGTGACGCAGGCGCCGGGAGAGGTGATTGTGGCCACCAAGCCCAAGATCCTCTTCTGCGACCTGCGCCTCCAGCCTGGAGAGACCAAGATGT ACTTTTTCAATGAATTCATTCCCCGCGATGGCCCACCCACGTACAGAGGCCACAACATCCGGTACTTCTACAAGATCACCATTGCTACGCAACGGGTCAAGTCCAAGGTGCAAACGCTGGCCGTTCCCATCCGGGTGTTGCCAATTCCCATAATTTCGCGGCCCGACGAACTTCCCGTAACCGTAGAGACCAACGAAGAGCTGGCGCCCACTAATCCGTTCCTGGAAAAGCGCGAGATCAGCGAGCTTGAGATATCGTGGCACCACCTTAAG AACGTAACCGCTCGGCGGGCGCCGAAGTTCTACCGCATCTCGAACAAACGCGGCTTCGTTGGCCGCTTTTGTTTGTTCAAGCCAGCGTATAAGCTCGGTGAGGACATTGTGGGCAGCCTGGACTTTGATCCCGGCGTTAACCCCCGAAAG GTGCGCTGCGTCCAGTTTTCGGtaaagctgcagcagcaggagctttCCATCCGACCGCAACCAGTGCAAAATCACCAGCTGCAGTCGCAATCCTCGACGGGCGATGATGTCTCCTCGATGAACTCCTTTGATATGGCCAGCATAGCTAGCGGAGTGTTGGCAGATAACCTCCACAAGTCGGCCACATCGGCTAGCTCAAAGGTTAAGGAGGCGCCTGAGCCAACCGGGAAACTTTCGACCATTTCCACCTCCCACCAAGTGTGCTACGCAACGCTGCAGACCCAGGTCGTGGTACCCATTCCGCTGCACGTAACACCCACATTCCGCACAGACCTCGTCGACGTGCGATGGCGATTGCATTTCGAGTTTGTGACCACAACTTTGATTGACTTTGGCATTCCGAATCCGGAGTCCGGCGAGCTAAAAGCACCGTCTGAAATGCCCGTGGAGACGATGGTATGGAATCTGCCCGTGACCGTCTACGCTGCGAATCCTCTCCAGATTTATGCTCCAAACCAGACATTCAACCTGCTTATAAAGTAA
- the CG1116 gene encoding uncharacterized protein, isoform B, with amino-acid sequence MIGRTALDAVTQAPGEVIVATKPKILFCDLRLQPGETKMYFFNEFIPRDGPPTYRGHNIRYFYKITIATQRVKSKVQTLAVPIRVLPIPIISRPDELPVTVETNEELAPTNPFLEKREISELEISWHHLKNVTARRAPKFYRISNKRGFVGRFCLFKPAYKLGEDIVGSLDFDPGVNPRKVRCVQFSVKLQQQELSIRPQPVQNHQLQSQSSTGDDVSSMNSFDMASIASGVLADNLHKSATSASSKVKEAPEPTGKLSTISTSHQVCYATLQTQVVVPIPLHVTPTFRTDLVDVRWRLHFEFVTTTLIDFGIPNPESGELKAPSEMPVETMVWNLPVTVYAANPLQIYAPNQTFNLLIK; translated from the exons ATGATCGGCAGGACGGCTTTGGATGCGGTGACGCAGGCGCCGGGAGAGGTGATTGTGGCCACCAAGCCCAAGATCCTCTTCTGCGACCTGCGCCTCCAGCCTGGAGAGACCAAGATGT ACTTTTTCAATGAATTCATTCCCCGCGATGGCCCACCCACGTACAGAGGCCACAACATCCGGTACTTCTACAAGATCACCATTGCTACGCAACGGGTCAAGTCCAAGGTGCAAACGCTGGCCGTTCCCATCCGGGTGTTGCCAATTCCCATAATTTCGCGGCCCGACGAACTTCCCGTAACCGTAGAGACCAACGAAGAGCTGGCGCCCACTAATCCGTTCCTGGAAAAGCGCGAGATCAGCGAGCTTGAGATATCGTGGCACCACCTTAAG AACGTAACCGCTCGGCGGGCGCCGAAGTTCTACCGCATCTCGAACAAACGCGGCTTCGTTGGCCGCTTTTGTTTGTTCAAGCCAGCGTATAAGCTCGGTGAGGACATTGTGGGCAGCCTGGACTTTGATCCCGGCGTTAACCCCCGAAAG GTGCGCTGCGTCCAGTTTTCGGtaaagctgcagcagcaggagctttCCATCCGACCGCAACCAGTGCAAAATCACCAGCTGCAGTCGCAATCCTCGACGGGCGATGATGTCTCCTCGATGAACTCCTTTGATATGGCCAGCATAGCTAGCGGAGTGTTGGCAGATAACCTCCACAAGTCGGCCACATCGGCTAGCTCAAAGGTTAAGGAGGCGCCTGAGCCAACCGGGAAACTTTCGACCATTTCCACCTCCCACCAAGTGTGCTACGCAACGCTGCAGACCCAGGTCGTGGTACCCATTCCGCTGCACGTAACACCCACATTCCGCACAGACCTCGTCGACGTGCGATGGCGATTGCATTTCGAGTTTGTGACCACAACTTTGATTGACTTTGGCATTCCGAATCCGGAGTCCGGCGAGCTAAAAGCACCGTCTGAAATGCCCGTGGAGACGATGGTATGGAATCTGCCCGTGACCGTCTACGCTGCGAATCCTCTCCAGATTTATGCTCCAAACCAGACATTCAACCTGCTTATAAAGTAA
- the CG2604 gene encoding uncharacterized protein, isoform C, with amino-acid sequence MSGDRLDVIIFGASGFTGKYTVFEAVTVLRGLRWGIAGRNREKLEAVLKEMGAKAKKDLSQVPIFIADVNDQASLLEMAKKCRIVVNTAGPYRFHGENVVKCCIESGTHHVDVSGEPQYMETMQLRYDQLAREKGVYVVSACGFDSIPADMGVVFVEKNFDGVVNSVETFLETGIKEGGSGGGTAGLNYGTWESAVYGLAHSDELRGIRKQIYPQRLPRFYPFLKPRPLVFRSTEVDKVCLPFPGSDRSVVMRSQRFLYDQDKKRPVQMQAYVGFSSWLVAGGVIFFATIFGLLSKFKLGRTLLLNYPGLFSGGLASRSGPSEESMERTYFKMTFKASGWLKSDRLAESSNQYTESPTKTLMVRVSGMNPGYGATCVAVLSAALTILRESDKMPSTGGVLPPAAAFSKTGLISELEKHDHGIKFEILANK; translated from the coding sequence ATGTCTGGCGATCGACTGGATGTGATTATCTTTGGGGCCAGTGGCTTCACCGGCAAGTACACGGTCTTCGAGGCGGTCACGGTGCTGCGCGGCTTGCGATGGGGCATCGCTGGCAGGAACCGCGAGAAGCTGGAGGCGGTGTTGAAGGAGATGGGCGCCAAGGCCAAGAAGGACCTCTCGCAGGTGCCCATCTTCATCGCGGACGTCAACGACCAGGCCTCCCTGCTTGAGATGGCGAAAAAGTGCCGGATTGTGGTGAACACGGCAGGACCCTACCGCTTTCACGGCGAAAACGTCGTGAAGTGCTGCATCGAATCGGGCACGCACCATGTGGATGTTAGCGGCGAGCCCCAGTACATGGAGACCATGCAGCTGAGGTACGATCAGCTGGCCAGGGAAAAGGGCGTGTACGTGGTCAGCGCCTGCGGCTTTGACTCCATACCCGCCGACATGGGCGTCGTCTTTGTGGAAAAAAACTTCGACGGCGTGGTGAACTCCGTGGAGACCTTCCTGGAGACCGGAATCAAAGAAGGCGGCAGTGGCGGAGGCACTGCCGGCCTCAACTACGGAACCTGGGAGAGCGCCGTTTACGGGCTAGCTCACTCTGACGAGCTGCGCGGCATCCGGAAGCAGATCTATCCCCAGAGACTGCCAAGATTCTATCCCTTTCTCAAGCCACGACCGCTGGTCTTCCGCTCTACCGAGGTTGACAAGGTGTGTCTACCTTTTCCCGGCTCCGACCGCTCGGTGGTAATGAGGTCCCAGCGCTTCCTCTACGACCAGGACAAGAAACGTCCGGTCCAGATGCAGGCCTACGTGGGATTTTCGTCTTGGCTGGTCGCCGGCGGTGTCATCTTTTTTGCCACCATCTTCGGTCTGCTGTCAAAGTTCAAGCTGGGACGTACGCTGCTGCTCAATTACCCCGGTCTCTTCTCCGGCGGATTGGCCTCTCGTTCCGGCCCAAGTGAGGAGTCAATGGAGCGCACCTATTTCAAGATGACTTTTAAGGCCAGTGGCTGGCTTAAGAGCGATCGCCTGGCCGAGAGTTCAAACCAATACACGGAGTCCCCGACCAAGACGCTGATGGTCCGCGTATCGGGCATGAATCCCGGATATGGAGCCACCTGCGTGGCTGTGCTCTCAGCGGCACTGACCATTCTTCGTGAGTCGGACAAGATGCCCAGCACAGGCGGAGTGCTGCCTCCAGCTGCCGCCTTCTCTAAGACCGGACTAATTAGCGAGTTGGAGAAGCACGACCACGGCATCAAGTTTGAGATTCTGGCCAACAAGTAA